The following proteins come from a genomic window of Frankia casuarinae:
- a CDS encoding sensor histidine kinase: MSTVSPSTPERARRRHGSAHVGRAARHAGRLRPPGSAPEQVDVLPGVARRITSLLPQGRGLPIEDWTARHTLMCLVLAMHPPVIVCYAIWRDLSLVHGFLAASLPALLFASAVVPGRRRVRALAASLGLLCCSVVLVHLSGGLTPMYFHFFVVVALIALYEEWTVYLLAIAFVFVANLTIGNIISADGELLDNAWLVAGLHAGFIFALACAQMVFWHYNEQSRRRVEHYRQQLYEGQQSLMARLEETDRIRSDLVATVSHEFRTPLTGIRGNLLTIKRRRDRLSDTQLDDLLDAAVNYSDRLSRLLENMLTAATATGTDETTIADLPEVVRHVLATLSYAGSPSSVTVDLPPELPVRMARQALIQVVANLVDNALVHSWPGAPVRLIAGRVGDEVVLRVRNPGPDLDPDTIRQLFEPFTQRDSTATRPTDGAGMGLYVVRRLVEVHGGRLRMSSENGEIIVEVDLWAATSLAALAPEPEAELPVPMPLPRSIRVDEEPGKPRLTGGPLAGSRDDIRSLPMDRFG; the protein is encoded by the coding sequence ATGTCCACCGTCAGTCCATCGACACCCGAACGCGCACGGCGTCGGCATGGTAGTGCGCATGTGGGGCGCGCCGCCCGCCATGCTGGTCGGCTGCGTCCGCCGGGATCGGCACCGGAGCAGGTGGACGTCCTGCCGGGAGTTGCCCGGCGCATCACCTCGCTGCTTCCCCAGGGCCGCGGTCTGCCCATCGAGGACTGGACAGCCCGTCACACGTTGATGTGCCTGGTGCTGGCGATGCACCCGCCGGTCATCGTCTGTTACGCGATCTGGCGCGACCTGAGCCTCGTGCACGGCTTTCTGGCGGCCAGTCTGCCGGCGCTGCTGTTCGCCTCCGCGGTGGTGCCCGGCCGCCGTCGGGTCCGTGCCCTGGCCGCCAGCCTCGGGCTGTTGTGCTGTTCGGTCGTCCTCGTCCATCTCTCGGGCGGCCTCACCCCGATGTACTTTCACTTCTTCGTGGTCGTCGCATTGATCGCGCTCTACGAGGAGTGGACCGTCTACCTGCTGGCGATCGCCTTCGTGTTCGTCGCCAATCTGACGATCGGCAACATCATCTCGGCCGACGGGGAGTTGCTGGACAACGCCTGGCTGGTGGCCGGCCTGCACGCCGGCTTCATCTTCGCCCTTGCCTGCGCACAGATGGTCTTCTGGCACTACAACGAGCAGTCCCGCCGCCGGGTGGAGCACTACCGGCAGCAGCTCTACGAGGGTCAGCAGAGCCTGATGGCCCGGTTGGAGGAGACCGACAGGATCCGCAGCGACCTGGTTGCGACGGTGTCGCACGAGTTCCGCACGCCACTGACCGGTATCCGCGGAAACCTGCTGACCATCAAGCGCCGTCGCGACCGGCTCTCGGACACCCAGCTCGACGATCTGCTCGATGCGGCGGTGAACTACTCCGATCGCCTCTCCCGCCTGCTGGAGAACATGCTCACGGCCGCCACGGCCACCGGCACGGACGAGACCACCATCGCCGATCTGCCGGAGGTCGTCCGGCACGTGCTCGCCACGCTCTCGTACGCCGGGTCGCCAAGCAGCGTGACGGTGGATCTTCCGCCAGAGCTGCCGGTGCGGATGGCCCGGCAGGCCCTCATCCAGGTGGTCGCGAACCTCGTCGACAACGCGCTGGTGCACTCCTGGCCGGGAGCGCCGGTACGGCTCATCGCCGGCCGGGTGGGCGACGAGGTCGTCCTGCGCGTCCGCAATCCCGGGCCCGATCTCGACCCCGACACCATCCGCCAGCTCTTCGAACCGTTCACCCAGCGGGACAGCACGGCGACCCGCCCCACGGACGGGGCCGGCATGGGGCTCTATGTCGTGCGACGCCTCGTCGAGGTACACGGGGGACGGCTGCGGATGTCCTCGGAGAACGGCGAGATCATCGTCGAGGTGGACCTGTGGGCGGCGACCAGCCTGGCGGCGCTCGCGCCGGAGCCTGAGGCGGAACTGCCGGTTCCGATGCCCCTGCCGCGCAGTATCCGGGTTGACGAGGAGCCGGGTAAGCCACGGCTTACCGGCGGGCCACTCGCTGGTTCCCGGGACGACATCCGCTCGTTGCCCATGGACCGTTTCGGCTGA
- the leuD gene encoding 3-isopropylmalate dehydratase small subunit, protein MEAFTIHTGRAVPLRRSDVDTDQIIPSEWLKRIERTGFGAGLFAQWRADDGFVLNEPAYAAASILLAGSDFGTGSSREHAVWALQDYGFRAVLSPRFADIFRGNALGNGLLPVQLSAETVEALTSAVEADPTIEITVDLVAREVRGAGLVATFDLDDFTRWRLMEGLDDVGLTLRHEDMITSFEAGRPAWSPTTA, encoded by the coding sequence ATGGAGGCGTTCACGATTCACACCGGGCGCGCGGTGCCGCTGCGCCGCAGCGACGTCGACACCGATCAGATCATTCCAAGTGAGTGGCTCAAGCGGATCGAGCGGACGGGATTTGGCGCCGGCCTGTTCGCGCAGTGGCGCGCCGACGACGGCTTCGTGCTGAACGAACCAGCGTACGCCGCGGCGTCGATCCTACTGGCCGGCTCGGACTTCGGCACCGGTTCCTCGCGGGAGCACGCCGTCTGGGCGCTGCAGGACTACGGGTTCCGTGCCGTGCTCTCGCCCCGGTTCGCGGACATCTTCCGCGGCAACGCCCTCGGCAACGGCCTGTTGCCGGTGCAGCTGTCGGCTGAGACGGTCGAGGCACTCACGTCCGCGGTCGAGGCCGATCCCACGATCGAGATCACTGTCGATCTCGTCGCGCGCGAGGTCCGGGGCGCGGGGCTGGTGGCCACCTTCGACCTCGACGACTTCACCCGCTGGCGGTTGATGGAGGGGCTCGACGACGTCGGGCTGACCCTTCGCCACGAAGATATGATCACCTCTTTCGAGGCCGGTCGGCCCGCCTGGTCGCCGACCACCGCCTAA
- a CDS encoding fumarylacetoacetate hydrolase family protein, whose protein sequence is MRIARFTDGSEPGFGVVEGSIEAGTAVIRGITPHPFGPFSFTGVRRGLGDVRLLAPVLPSKVLCVGKNYADHVQEMGGDTPPQRPILFLKPSTSVAGPGDPIILPSDSERVDFEGELAIVIGRLCRDVPVERAFEVVLGYTCANDVTARDQQKADGQWTRAKGHDAFCPLGPWIETDLDPADLPIRTTLDGELRQSSRTGLLLRDVPSLIAYLSSAMTLLPGDVLLTGTPAGVGPMSPGQTVAVTVEGIGTLTNPVTAR, encoded by the coding sequence GTGCGTATCGCGAGGTTTACCGATGGTTCGGAGCCTGGGTTCGGGGTCGTGGAGGGGTCGATCGAGGCGGGTACGGCCGTGATCCGCGGCATCACCCCGCATCCGTTCGGTCCGTTCTCCTTCACCGGCGTCCGCCGGGGGCTCGGCGACGTGCGGCTGCTCGCTCCCGTGCTGCCGAGCAAGGTGCTCTGCGTGGGCAAGAACTATGCCGACCATGTCCAGGAGATGGGCGGTGACACCCCGCCGCAGCGTCCGATCCTCTTCCTCAAGCCCTCCACCAGTGTCGCCGGCCCGGGCGATCCGATCATCCTTCCGTCGGACAGCGAGCGGGTCGACTTCGAGGGCGAGCTGGCGATCGTCATCGGCCGGCTGTGCCGTGACGTCCCGGTGGAACGGGCCTTCGAGGTGGTGCTCGGCTACACCTGCGCCAATGACGTGACCGCTCGCGATCAGCAGAAGGCGGACGGCCAGTGGACCCGGGCCAAGGGCCATGACGCCTTCTGCCCCCTCGGTCCCTGGATCGAGACGGATCTCGACCCGGCGGATCTGCCCATCCGCACCACCCTGGACGGCGAACTGCGCCAGAGCTCCCGAACCGGCCTGCTGCTGCGCGACGTCCCCTCGTTGATCGCCTACCTGTCGTCGGCCATGACGCTGCTACCCGGCGACGTGCTGCTGACCGGAACGCCCGCGGGCGTGGGGCCGATGTCACCGGGGCAGACGGTGGCGGTGACAGTCGAGGGCATCGGGACGCTCACTAACCCGGTGACGGCTCGCTAG
- a CDS encoding RNA degradosome polyphosphate kinase: MSELMATRPEQPQRKARSGLLEPLEAPRQPAPSDLPAGRFINREASWLDFNARVLALAEDVSTPLLERAKFLAIFASNLDEFYMVRVAGLMRREATGLAVRSADGLTAREQLDLISTMTAEVTRRHSRCFTDEVGPSLAHAGISIRFWPQLTETQRDQLHHYFHEQIFPVLTPLAVDPAHPFPYISGLSLNLAVQVRDPGGEVDRFARVKVPQNVPRLVPVAVEPTDTAGVPGGLAPQASACFVPLEEVIAAHLSQLFPGMEVIDSHLFRVTRNADLEVEEDEAEDLLQALERELARRRFGPAVRLEVDADIDDDLLTLLMRELEITEREVHRVAGLLDLSTLWALYDLDRPELKDTPRVPITHRRLTTDDGETPDFFSVLREGDILVHHPYDSFTTSVQRFIEQAAADPHVLAIKQTLYRTSGDSPIVDALIGAAEAGKQVVVLVEIKARFDESANIRWARELERAGCHVVYGLIGLKTHCKTCLVVRQERGGLRRYCHVGTGNYNPKTARLYEDLGLLTADPGVGADLTDLFNVLTGYSRQTEYRSLLVAPQHMRDGILQRIEAEAQAARGGGESGIRIKVNSLVDEQVIDALYHASIAGVPVHCLVRGICALRPGVPGLSETVHVRSILGRFLEHSRVLEFTSSGEFWIGSADMMHRNLDRRIEALVRVPHPDRRDTLRQMLDHAFSDEVSAWVLQSDGRWERRTTGPDDVRLSDYQHDLMADAMRRGHR, from the coding sequence ATGAGCGAGCTGATGGCGACCCGTCCTGAACAGCCTCAGCGCAAGGCCCGCAGTGGCCTGCTCGAGCCCCTGGAGGCGCCGCGTCAGCCGGCGCCGTCCGACCTGCCCGCCGGCCGCTTCATCAACCGGGAGGCGTCCTGGCTCGACTTCAACGCCCGGGTCCTCGCGCTCGCCGAGGACGTGTCCACGCCCCTGCTGGAGCGCGCGAAGTTCCTAGCGATCTTCGCCAGCAACCTGGACGAGTTCTACATGGTCCGGGTCGCGGGGCTGATGCGACGCGAGGCGACGGGACTGGCCGTCCGCTCCGCCGACGGGCTGACCGCCCGGGAACAACTCGATCTCATCAGCACGATGACGGCCGAGGTCACCCGGCGGCATTCGCGATGCTTCACCGACGAGGTGGGGCCGTCGCTGGCCCATGCCGGGATCAGCATCCGGTTCTGGCCCCAGCTGACCGAGACCCAGCGTGATCAGCTGCACCACTACTTCCACGAACAGATCTTCCCGGTGCTCACTCCCCTCGCCGTCGATCCGGCGCACCCCTTCCCCTACATCAGCGGGCTGTCGCTCAATCTGGCCGTCCAGGTCCGTGACCCGGGCGGGGAGGTCGACCGCTTCGCCCGGGTGAAGGTGCCCCAGAACGTTCCTCGGCTGGTCCCCGTAGCGGTGGAGCCTACCGACACGGCCGGTGTCCCGGGGGGTCTGGCCCCCCAGGCGAGCGCATGCTTCGTCCCGCTGGAGGAAGTGATCGCTGCCCATCTCTCCCAGCTGTTCCCGGGCATGGAAGTGATCGACTCCCATCTGTTCCGGGTCACCCGCAACGCCGACCTCGAAGTCGAGGAGGACGAGGCGGAGGATCTGCTCCAGGCTCTGGAGCGCGAGCTCGCCCGGCGCCGGTTCGGTCCCGCCGTCCGCCTGGAAGTGGACGCCGACATCGATGATGATCTGCTCACCCTGCTGATGCGGGAGCTGGAGATCACCGAGCGCGAGGTACATCGGGTCGCCGGCCTGCTCGACCTGTCGACCCTGTGGGCTCTCTACGACCTCGACCGCCCGGAGCTGAAAGATACGCCGCGGGTCCCAATCACACATCGGCGGCTGACGACCGATGACGGCGAGACACCGGACTTCTTCAGCGTGCTCCGGGAGGGCGACATCCTCGTCCACCACCCGTACGACTCGTTCACCACGTCCGTTCAGCGGTTCATCGAGCAGGCGGCGGCCGATCCGCATGTTCTCGCCATCAAGCAGACGCTCTATCGCACGTCCGGGGACTCCCCCATCGTGGATGCCCTCATCGGCGCGGCCGAGGCGGGAAAGCAGGTCGTCGTCCTCGTCGAGATCAAGGCCCGGTTCGACGAGAGCGCCAACATCCGCTGGGCCCGCGAGCTGGAACGGGCCGGCTGCCACGTGGTCTACGGTCTCATCGGCCTGAAGACCCACTGCAAGACCTGCCTCGTGGTACGCCAGGAACGCGGCGGCCTGCGCCGCTACTGCCATGTGGGTACCGGCAACTACAACCCCAAGACCGCTCGGCTCTACGAGGACCTCGGGCTGCTGACCGCCGACCCGGGCGTGGGCGCGGATCTCACCGACCTGTTCAACGTCCTCACCGGCTACAGCCGACAGACGGAGTACCGCTCGCTGTTGGTCGCCCCGCAGCACATGCGGGACGGCATCCTGCAGCGGATCGAAGCCGAGGCCCAGGCTGCCCGGGGGGGCGGGGAGTCCGGGATCCGCATCAAGGTCAACAGCCTTGTCGACGAACAGGTGATCGACGCGCTGTATCACGCCTCCATCGCCGGGGTACCCGTGCACTGCCTGGTCCGCGGGATCTGCGCCCTACGTCCCGGAGTGCCGGGCCTGTCGGAGACGGTCCACGTGCGCTCGATCCTGGGGCGGTTCCTGGAGCACAGCCGGGTCCTCGAGTTCACCTCGTCTGGCGAGTTCTGGATCGGCAGCGCGGACATGATGCACCGCAATCTCGACCGCCGTATCGAGGCACTCGTGCGCGTCCCGCACCCGGACCGGCGAGACACCCTGCGGCAGATGCTCGACCATGCGTTCTCCGACGAGGTGTCCGCCTGGGTGCTGCAGTCCGACGGCCGCTGGGAACGACGCACGACCGGGCCGGACGACGTTCGCCTGTCGGACTACCAGCACGACCTGATGGCCGACGCCATGCGGCGCGGGCACCGGTAA
- a CDS encoding HU family DNA-binding protein, producing the protein MNKSQLVDRIAQQIEGGRSNATKAVDAVFDAIQEAVASGEKVTITGFGVFERVERAARTGRNPATGEPVHVAASVVPKFRPGSEFKSSVSASND; encoded by the coding sequence GTGAACAAGTCCCAGTTGGTTGACCGCATCGCCCAGCAGATCGAGGGCGGGCGGTCGAACGCCACCAAGGCCGTCGACGCGGTGTTCGACGCCATTCAGGAGGCCGTCGCGAGCGGAGAGAAGGTGACCATCACCGGCTTCGGCGTGTTCGAGCGGGTGGAACGGGCCGCCCGCACAGGTCGTAACCCGGCGACGGGTGAGCCCGTGCACGTCGCTGCCTCGGTCGTGCCGAAGTTCCGGCCCGGCTCCGAGTTCAAGTCGAGCGTCTCGGCGAGCAACGACTGA
- the leuC gene encoding 3-isopropylmalate dehydratase large subunit gives MGRTLAEKVWDAHVVRRADGEPDLLYIDLHLVHEVTSPQAFEALRLAGRPVRRPELTLATEDHNVPTTDTLAPIADPISAAQVEALRKNCAEFGVRLYPMNDPGQGIVHVVGPQLGLSQPGMTIVCGDSHTSTHGAFGALAFGIGTSQVEHVLATQTLPQRRPKTMAITVAGDLPVGVSAKDLILAIIARIGTGGGAGHVIEYRGAAIRALSMEGRMTVCNMSIEAGARAGMIAPDDVTFEYLAGRPRVATGAAWEEAVAYWRTLASDSDAVFDREVVIDAASLTPYVTWGTNPGQAAPLGSLVPAPADYPDAAARASVERALTYMGLTPGTPLSDVTVDTVFIGSCTNGRLSDLRAAADVLRGRRVSEGVRVLIVPGSMAVKAQAEAEGLDEVFRAAGAQWRSAGCSMCLGMNPDTLRPGERSASTSNRNFEGRQGPGGRTHLVSPAVAAATAVTGRLTAPADL, from the coding sequence ATGGGGCGCACACTTGCGGAAAAGGTCTGGGACGCCCACGTGGTGCGGCGCGCCGACGGTGAACCGGATCTGCTGTACATCGATCTGCACCTGGTTCACGAGGTCACCTCGCCGCAGGCGTTCGAGGCCCTGCGGCTGGCCGGGCGGCCCGTGCGGCGTCCGGAGCTGACCCTCGCTACCGAGGATCACAACGTCCCCACCACCGACACGCTGGCGCCGATCGCCGATCCGATCTCGGCGGCCCAGGTGGAGGCGCTGCGGAAGAACTGCGCCGAGTTCGGCGTGCGGCTGTACCCGATGAACGACCCGGGCCAGGGCATCGTGCACGTCGTCGGCCCCCAGCTCGGGCTGTCCCAGCCCGGCATGACGATCGTCTGCGGTGACAGCCACACCTCCACCCATGGCGCGTTCGGGGCGCTGGCCTTCGGGATCGGCACCAGCCAGGTCGAGCACGTCCTCGCGACCCAGACGCTGCCGCAGCGCAGGCCGAAGACGATGGCGATCACCGTGGCGGGCGACCTGCCCGTCGGGGTCAGCGCGAAGGATCTCATCCTGGCGATCATTGCGCGGATCGGTACCGGCGGTGGTGCCGGCCACGTCATCGAGTACCGCGGTGCGGCGATCCGGGCCCTGTCGATGGAGGGCCGGATGACGGTCTGCAACATGTCCATCGAGGCCGGCGCGCGCGCCGGGATGATTGCGCCCGACGACGTCACGTTCGAGTATCTCGCCGGGCGGCCGCGTGTCGCCACCGGTGCTGCCTGGGAGGAAGCGGTGGCCTACTGGCGCACCCTCGCCTCCGACTCCGACGCGGTCTTCGACCGGGAGGTCGTGATCGATGCCGCGAGCCTCACGCCCTACGTCACCTGGGGAACCAACCCGGGCCAGGCCGCACCGCTCGGATCGCTGGTTCCCGCGCCCGCCGACTACCCGGACGCGGCCGCGCGGGCCTCGGTCGAACGAGCGCTGACCTACATGGGCCTCACCCCCGGCACCCCGTTGTCCGACGTCACCGTCGACACGGTGTTCATCGGATCGTGCACCAACGGGCGCCTGAGTGACCTGCGCGCCGCCGCCGACGTGCTGCGCGGCCGGCGGGTGAGCGAGGGGGTCCGGGTCCTGATCGTTCCCGGCTCCATGGCGGTGAAGGCGCAGGCCGAGGCGGAGGGGCTCGACGAGGTCTTCCGAGCGGCGGGAGCGCAGTGGCGCAGCGCCGGCTGTTCGATGTGCCTCGGCATGAACCCCGACACGCTTCGGCCCGGCGAGCGCAGTGCCTCGACGTCGAACCGCAACTTCGAGGGCCGGCAGGGGCCGGGTGGGCGCACCCATCTCGTCTCGCCCGCGGTCGCCGCGGCCACCGCCGTGACCGGTCGGCTGACCGCTCCGGCGGATCTGTAG
- a CDS encoding IclR family transcriptional regulator: MKQLSGVGVLDKAALVLTAVEAGPASLADLVARTGLTRATAHRLAQALEVHRLLGRTADGRFVSGPRLAAGTPTPLPWDLLDRAGRVLAELREVTGESAQLYVRRGALRHCVAASERASGLRDTVPVGAALPMTAGSGAQVLLAFAAHPEPELLAGALFDEAVLRRVRDRGWAESIGERERGLASVSAPVHDGTGTVIAAVSLSGPVERLTRSPGRRHRAAVLAAAARLSTPAVG, from the coding sequence GTGAAACAGCTTAGCGGAGTCGGAGTCCTGGACAAAGCAGCCCTCGTGCTGACCGCCGTCGAGGCGGGACCGGCGTCACTGGCTGATCTGGTGGCCCGAACCGGGCTCACCCGCGCGACGGCGCATCGGCTGGCACAGGCTCTCGAGGTCCACCGCCTGCTCGGCCGGACCGCCGACGGCCGCTTCGTCTCCGGGCCGCGGCTCGCCGCGGGGACCCCGACCCCCTTGCCGTGGGACCTGCTGGATCGGGCCGGCCGGGTTCTCGCCGAGCTTCGTGAGGTGACCGGAGAAAGTGCCCAGCTCTATGTGCGGCGCGGGGCCCTGCGCCACTGCGTCGCCGCCTCCGAACGCGCCAGCGGCCTGCGCGACACCGTGCCCGTCGGCGCCGCACTCCCGATGACCGCGGGGTCCGGTGCTCAGGTCCTCCTCGCCTTCGCGGCGCATCCCGAGCCGGAACTGCTCGCCGGAGCCCTGTTCGACGAAGCTGTCCTCCGCCGGGTGCGCGATCGTGGCTGGGCGGAGAGCATCGGGGAACGCGAGAGGGGGTTGGCGTCCGTGTCCGCCCCGGTGCACGATGGCACGGGAACGGTGATCGCGGCAGTGTCCCTGTCGGGACCGGTGGAGCGGCTCACCCGGTCGCCGGGGCGCCGGCACCGCGCGGCGGTCCTCGCCGCGGCGGCCCGGCTCTCGACACCGGCCGTCGGCTGA
- a CDS encoding serine/threonine-protein kinase yields the protein MRKLGSRYVLHEILGQGTTGQVWRGAAVSDGAPVAIKVLRPELADDPEIVERFLREWDLLIDLDSPDLVAVRDLVNEPDVLAIVMDLVDGPDLRTHLREFGPRPVEEAVRLVVGTLWALDSVHAAGVVHRDVKPENILIDTSDPAHPIVRLTDFGIAQMINGSSRTSVTGPIGTPLYMAPELSTGAPPTPAADVYSAGVVLYELLAGSPPFDSPNPAELLQAHREKQPQPIQGVPAPVWGVLAGMLAKSPRGRPVSAADAAEDLVEALEASRWGGGYASRPGSHAEHDNRIQLSALAGASAARSADHSPATGTQRVVRSAAVAAAGGAGCVVGAGGAVGAAAWSDLEHTQIAGSPLTTTTQAGGTQAGGREGGVERTRMAPATGGRGGWDGDAPTGMQPALRVPARSDAPAADTNTVMSAIPANHQPGPPIGGAAAASRAAADRRRRSRIAAGAGLVVALVAGAGGWALASSGGTGAELSADGPGGVSAAAASGGSGFGTSGAAPGVAVGVNPTSLSGGGATPRPSAKGSPSPGAGTAPAASPTGATPTNSPTARSSPSPSPTDDGTATVPNTEGSSFTTAENTLKSAGFTNLSKAFGCYGAGAVDTVAHQSPKSGKIAKTATINLQVEDCAQVPGVIGMTESDAKWQLTLAGFTSTAVNGSCSNSETSKVSAYSPTGQRPRHSTTVTLTLACTKPPASAPAPTPTSTSTSTART from the coding sequence GTGCGCAAACTGGGTTCGCGGTACGTGCTGCACGAGATACTCGGGCAGGGTACGACCGGCCAGGTCTGGCGGGGCGCCGCCGTCTCGGACGGTGCTCCCGTGGCCATCAAGGTGCTGCGCCCCGAGCTCGCCGACGATCCCGAGATCGTGGAGCGCTTCCTGCGTGAATGGGACCTTCTGATCGACCTCGACAGCCCGGATCTCGTCGCCGTACGCGATCTGGTGAACGAACCCGACGTGCTCGCCATAGTCATGGATCTGGTTGACGGTCCCGACCTGCGGACCCATCTGCGCGAGTTCGGGCCTCGACCGGTGGAGGAGGCGGTCCGGCTCGTCGTCGGCACCCTGTGGGCGCTCGACAGCGTGCACGCCGCCGGCGTCGTCCACCGGGACGTCAAACCCGAGAACATACTCATCGACACTTCCGATCCGGCTCATCCGATCGTGCGCCTGACCGACTTCGGGATCGCCCAGATGATCAATGGTTCGTCCCGGACCAGCGTCACCGGGCCGATCGGGACCCCGCTCTACATGGCTCCCGAGCTGAGCACGGGCGCGCCACCCACCCCGGCAGCGGACGTGTACTCGGCGGGAGTCGTGCTGTACGAGCTTCTCGCGGGTTCGCCGCCGTTCGACTCCCCCAACCCGGCCGAGCTCCTGCAGGCGCACCGCGAAAAACAGCCCCAGCCCATCCAGGGTGTGCCGGCGCCGGTGTGGGGTGTGCTGGCCGGAATGCTCGCCAAGTCCCCGAGGGGGCGGCCCGTGAGCGCCGCCGACGCGGCCGAGGACCTGGTCGAGGCGCTCGAGGCCAGCCGTTGGGGGGGCGGCTACGCGTCCAGGCCAGGCAGCCATGCCGAGCATGACAACCGAATCCAGCTCTCCGCACTCGCCGGCGCGTCCGCGGCCCGAAGCGCGGATCATTCCCCCGCCACGGGAACGCAGCGCGTGGTGCGCTCCGCCGCCGTGGCCGCGGCGGGGGGCGCGGGATGCGTGGTCGGGGCGGGCGGCGCGGTCGGCGCAGCCGCCTGGTCCGACCTGGAGCACACGCAGATCGCGGGCAGTCCGCTGACCACCACCACGCAGGCCGGTGGCACGCAGGCCGGTGGACGGGAGGGCGGCGTCGAGCGCACCCGGATGGCCCCGGCCACCGGCGGCCGGGGAGGGTGGGACGGTGACGCCCCGACCGGCATGCAGCCGGCGCTGCGGGTCCCGGCCCGCTCCGACGCCCCGGCCGCGGACACGAACACAGTCATGTCGGCGATCCCGGCGAACCACCAACCCGGCCCCCCGATCGGTGGGGCCGCGGCCGCCTCGCGGGCGGCTGCCGACCGGCGGCGGCGTAGCCGGATCGCGGCGGGTGCGGGCCTTGTCGTCGCCCTCGTCGCCGGTGCCGGCGGCTGGGCGCTCGCCTCCAGCGGGGGCACCGGCGCGGAACTGAGCGCGGACGGTCCCGGCGGGGTGTCCGCTGCGGCGGCCTCGGGCGGTTCCGGCTTCGGAACCAGCGGAGCCGCTCCGGGCGTGGCCGTTGGGGTCAACCCGACGAGCCTCTCCGGGGGCGGGGCGACCCCGCGGCCCAGCGCGAAGGGATCTCCCTCTCCCGGCGCCGGCACGGCGCCTGCGGCCAGCCCCACGGGGGCCACGCCGACGAACAGCCCGACGGCGCGGAGCAGCCCGTCCCCGTCACCCACCGACGACGGCACGGCGACCGTTCCCAACACCGAGGGCAGCTCGTTCACCACGGCGGAGAACACCCTGAAATCGGCGGGCTTCACGAACCTCAGTAAGGCCTTCGGGTGCTACGGCGCCGGTGCGGTCGACACCGTCGCGCACCAGTCCCCGAAGTCGGGGAAGATTGCCAAAACAGCCACGATTAACCTGCAGGTTGAGGATTGCGCGCAGGTACCCGGCGTCATCGGAATGACCGAGTCGGACGCCAAGTGGCAGCTCACCCTCGCCGGTTTCACCTCCACCGCGGTCAACGGGTCATGCAGCAACAGCGAGACCAGCAAGGTGTCGGCGTACTCCCCCACCGGACAGCGTCCACGCCATTCCACGACGGTGACGTTGACCCTGGCCTGCACCAAGCCCCCAGCGTCCGCCCCGGCCCCGACCCCCACATCGACATCGACATCGACGGCCAGGACCTGA